Within the Candidatus Eremiobacteraceae bacterium genome, the region TGAGCCAGATCGCCGGTATCGTTCCGGGGGGATCGCGTTCCGGTTTTTCCATATGCGCGGGCATGTTCGCCGGCTTGACGCGCGAAGAGGCATCGCGGTTCTCCTTCCTCATGGCCGGACCGGCGATCCTCGGCGCGGCGATTTTCGAACTGCCGCGCGTTCTCGGCCACGGAAAAGTCGAGCCTGGCGCCACGATGTCGGGTATCGCAAGCCTCAGCGCAGCGCCGGAATCGCACCTCGTCATCGCGATCGGCACGATCGTCGCGTTTGTGAGCGGCCTGCTCGCCATCCGATTCTTCATGCGCTTTGTCAGCGATCACCGTCTGACGCCGTTCGCCGTCTATTGCTGGGCGTTCGGCCTTTTCATGCTCGGCGTTATCGGGATCCGTCACGGAACGTAGCCAGGTCGTGCGACCACGCAAGTCGGCCCTGACGCACATAACCCGCGATGGCAGCGCCCGCATGGTCGACGTCGACGAAAAACCTATTACCAAACGCGTGGCCGTGGCACGTGCGCTCGTGCGGATGTCCGCCGCAGCGCGGCGCGCCTTGAAGGCCGGCTCATTGAAAAAGGGCGACGCTCTCGCCGTGGCACGCATCGCCGGTATCGGCGCAGCCAAGCGGACGTCCGAACTCATCCCGCTCTGCCACTCGCTGCCGCTGAGTTCCGTCGACGTTGAGATCGCTTTTGAAGGTCGCGATGCCGTGCGCATCGAGTGTCAAGCGCGCTGCACGGGCAAGACCGGCGTCGAGATGGAAGCGCTCACCGGTGCGGCCGTCGCCGCGCTCACGATCTACGACATGTGCAAGGCTGTGGACCGCGCCATCACGATCGAGCGGCTCGAACTTATCGAGAAAAGCGGCGGCCGCAGCGGCGTCTTCAAACGCTGATGCGCGTCGCGCTCCTCGTGCTTTCGGATAAAGCGGCATCGGGCGCGCGGGCCGATGCATGTCTGCCGGCCCTGCGCGACGGCTTACCGCAAGGCGCGACGATCTCGCGCGAAGCGATCATCGCAGACGATCGGCTGACGATCGCCGCGACCCTGCGCGAGTGGTGCGACACGGACGTCGCCGACGTCGTGCTCACGTCGGGTGGTACCGGGCTCGGCCCGCGCGATGTCACGCCGCAAGCCACCAACGACGTCGGCGACTACACCGTCCCCGGGATTCCCGAACGCTTGCGCGCGGCGAGCGTCGCGCAAATCCCGACGGCGATGCTCTCGCGCGCGACCGCCGTCGTCCGAAAGCGAACGCTCATCATCAACCTGCCGGGAAGTCCGCGCGCCGTGCGCGAAACGCTCGCCCTCATCGCAGGAGTACTGGCGCACGCGACCGAGCTTGTGCGCGGCGACTCGGGCGAACATGACATCGGATCGGCGTAGGGCCGGCCGGGTGTAGCGAAACGAGACGAGACTCGATGGATTTCAACGGTGCCATGCGGCTTCTCCAGAACGCGACGAACGAAAGTCTCTCGCGCCGTTATCCCGGCCGCTTAGACCGCATGCGCACGTTCTTGAAAGCGCTCGACAACCCCGAGAACGGCTTTCGCTCGATCCACGTCGGCGGCACTGCCGGTAAGGGCTCGACCGCCACGATGTGCGCGGCCATTCTGCAGGCCGCCGGCCTCAAAGTCGGCCTGCACACGAAGCCGCACTTGCACTCGGTGACCGAGCGCGTCCGCATCGACGGCGTTCCGATCGGCGACGAGCGCTTCGCCGAGCAGCTGTCGGCAATGCTCCCGGCGATCGACGCGATGGCGGCGACGGAGTGGGGCAAGCCTTCTTATTTTGAGATCCTCGTCGCGCTCGCGTTTCGTACGTTCGCGGCTGAGCGAGTCGATGTCGGCGTGATCGAAGTCGGCATCGGCGGTACGCTGGACGGAACCAATGTGATCACGCCGCTCGTCTCGGTCCTCACTAACGTCGGCACCGATCACGCGGACGTTCTCGGCGACACGGTCGCTGCGATCGCGATCGATAAGAGCGGCATCATCAAAGACAAGATTCCATCCGTCACGGCTGCCGAGCATCCTGACGCGCTCAAGGTGATCCGTGAAGCCGCGGCGCGCCAGCGTTCCCCGCTCACGATCGTGCAGGAGGTCGCGCGCATCGAATCGCCGTCATCGCCGGGGCCGCTCGGGCAGCCGGTCACGATCACCACAGACCTGGGTGAGTACGGCTTCGAGCTGCCGGTTCTCGGCGGCTTCCAACTGCTGAACGCCGCAACCGCGATCGTGGCGTGCGAGCGCATCAAGTCAGAGCTTGCCTTCACCGAACCGGATGTCGCCCGCGGCATGGAATCGCTGAGCCTCGCCGGCAGGATGGAGTACTATCCCTCGCGACCGGCGCTCGTCTTCGACATCGCGCACAACGCAGAGAAGGCGATGGCGCTTCGTCAAGCGCTCGAACGGCATTTCCCTGGGCGGCGGCTGACGTTCGTCGTCGCCATCGCCGACGGCAAAGATGCGCCCGGCATGATCGCCGCATGGGATGGGCTACCGGCGCAGTTCGTCTTCACGACGTTTCCGGAATCGCACCTGCGTCCCGTGCGCCCGCACAATCTCGCGCTGATCGCGCAGGGGCGCGGGTTGCCGGCTCGCGTCGTCGAGAACGCCGAGGAGGCTCTCGCCATCGCGCGGCGCATCGCCGGCGCAGACGACCTCATCGTCGTCAGCGGATCGACGTATATCGTCGGGGAGTTGCGGCAGTGGTTCTTGGAAAACGTCGGCGGTTCACGCCGTGCTCCGGTCTGATCTGAAGACGCTCGCGCCGCTTGTGATCCGCGGCGCGACATTCGCGTGGGGTTCGCGCACGTATCTCATGGGCATTATCAACGCGACGCCCGATTCATTCTCCGGCGACGGCCTTCACAACGATGCCGGTGCGGCGGCGGAGCGCGCGCTCTCGTTCGTCGCGGCCGGATGTCACGTGCTCGACATCGGCGGCGAGTCGACGCGACCCGGACACGTGCCCGTGGATGAAGCCGAGGAATTGAGACGCGTTGTTCCGGTGATCCGAGCGGTGCGGTCTGCCGTCGCCGCGCCGATCTCGATCGATACGTTTAAGCCCGCGGTGGCACGCGCGGCGCTCGACGCGGGAGCCGACATCATCAACTGCGTGTGGGGCGCGATTCCCGGAATCTCCGACGCCGCGGCGGAGAGCCGGGCTCCGCTCATCGTGATGCACAATCGGGCCGCACCGGACTACACCGGCGACGTCGTCGCCGAAGTGATCGCGTCGCTCGAACGCTCGGCTCGCGATGCGCAAGCGTTCGGCGTGCCGGCTCACCACATCATCGTCGATCCGGGCATGGGATTCGGTAAGACCGCAGCCCACAACATCCAGATCCTCCGGCGGCTGCGCGAGCTGACATCGGCGCTGCCCTACGCGGTGCTCGTGGGCACATCGCGCAAATCGTTCATCGGTCACCTGACCGGTCTGCCTGTGGAGCGGCGTGCGTTCGGCACGGCAGCCTCGGTCGCGCTCGCCATCGCCGCCGGAGCCGACATCGTTCGCGTCCACGACGTCGCGGAGATGTCGACGGTCGCGGCCGTCGCCGACGCCATTGTGAGATCCTAAAGGGCGATGAAAGCGACGATGCGCGTCACCGGCATGCACTTCGTCGGCCGGCACGGCGCAAATCCGGGCGAGAAAGAGCGGCCGCAGCCGATCGACGTAGACGTAGAGGTCATCACCGACGCGGCGTCGGCCATCGCAAGCGATGCGTTGGCCGACGCCGTGGATTACGATGCGATCGTCCAGACCTGCCGGCGGATCGTGATGCAGCGATCGTTCACGCTGCTCGAGGCGCTGGCGGCCGCCTGCGTCGACGCGATCATGGCCGACGAGCGCGTGTGCAGCGCGCGGGTGCGCGTACGCAAGCCGGCGCTGTTGGATGGCGCCACGCCGGAGATCGAAGTATCCCGCACGAGATGACGCCGCATCGCGCGTTTATCGGAATCGGATCGAACCTCGATGATTCCGCGGGCTACGTGCGCGAGGGATTCGCGGCGCTTGCGGCTCTCGGGCGCGTGACGGCTGTCTCCGATCTGTACCTCACGCGGCCGTGGGGAAAAACCGATCAACCTTCGTTTGTCAACGCTGTCGCCGAAATCGAAACGGACCGCAGCGCTCCTGCGTTGATCGCGGAGCTGCTCGAATTGGAACGCGATATGGGAAGAGTTCGCGGCGAGCGCTACGGTCCGCGCACGATCGATTTTGATCTGCTGTTATATGACTCGCTGCGCTCGTCGGATCCAGGGTGCAGCGTGCCCCATCCCGAGCTGGCGCGGCGCGCGTTCGCGCTCGCGCCGCTTGCTCAAATCGCAGCCGGCGTGACGGTGCCCGGCGCTGACGCGACCGTGGGCGAACTTCTCGCGGCTCTTCCCGATGAAGAGCGAGCCGGCGTTCGCAGGCTGGCGGGCACGGCACATCCCGCGCCTGCGCCGCGACTCGACTACGACGCGCCGGCCGGAGCCGGCGCCGGCTATGCCGATCTGCGTCCCTTCTCAGGCTTCGATCGAGCGGTGCTCGAGGCTGCGCTGCGCGCACTGGGAGATATCGCTGGGCGGCGCGTGCTCGATATCGGTTGCGGCACGGGCCGCTTCACACGCGAACTGGCCGCGCGCGGCGCATTCGTCACCGGCATGGATAGCAGCGAAACGATGCTTGCGCAGGCGATGTCGCACGCTGCGCCGGCCGATCGGCGCGCCCCGGAATACGTGCTGGGCGACGCAAACCTCGCTCTGCCCGGCGCCGAGTACGATGCTGTGACCGCATTTTACGCGGTGCAATACCTTGAGATCGGTGCGGTGTTCAGGCGTGTGAAGCGCGTGCTCAGAGGCGGCGGCGTGTTAGCTCTCGCGACATTTCCGCATCGGCACTTCGTCGAATCCGTATTCGCGCGCTATTTCCCTTCGATGGCGGCGATCGATCTCGCACGCTTCCCGAGTCAGCAGCACGTGCAAGCGGAACTACTGTCAGCGGGTTTCGAGGACGTGCGAACGGCGGCGATCGTCATGGAACTGCGCGATCCGCCCGGACCGCTGCTCGAGAGGGTCGAGAAAAAATATCTGTCCTCATTTCACTTGCTCGGCGAACGCGAATTCAGCGATGGCGTTGCGGCGATGCGCTCCGATTGGCACGGGTTGAAGGAAGTGATCCGCTCAGCGCGTTCGATCGTGGTCTCCGGCCGCGCACCATAACGCGGGATTGCATTGGCCACAGCGGTTCGCTGCATGCGCCCACAACAGGCGCAATGCGGCGCCGAGGCGAAAGAATGCCGCGTGACCGAAAATAGCGACGGCGAAGCTTCCGAAGAGCTGGCTTCGTTTGTAGCCATGCGAGTCGCTCCGCTCGCCAAGGCGTTTGCGCAGACTCCGCTGATGCGAATCCGAGTACGAACGCCCGAAGGTTGGGTGACGCTCGAGAAATCCGCGCACAAGAGTTCCGACGCCGCCCGCCCGACCGTGGCGCGCCCGGGTCACGTGCCGCGCATTCAAGAAGGCGAACCCGGCCGCGCGTACGACACGATCAACGCGGAGACGGTCGGTGTGTTCCGTTCAGCGTCGCATGCAGCCGAGTTCGGAGAGCGCATCGAAGGCGACCGCGTCCTCGGCTACGTCGAGGCCCTGAGGTTGCGCAACCCCGTGACGGCGACATCGCCGTGCTGGTTCGTCGCCCAAGCCGTCGAAGATGGCCAAGCGGTCGAGTTCGGCGAGGTGCTCTTCGTCGTGGAACGCGGCGAGGCGCCCCCGCAGCCCGAAGCCCCCGCCCCCGCCGAAAACGGCGCCGCTGCCATCGAGCCTCCGCGGATCTGACGTGTTCGGAAAAGTATTGATCGCCAATCGCGGCGAGATCGCCTTGCGCGTCATCCGCGCGTGCCGCGAACTAAACGTGAAAACCGTCGCGATATTCTCGGAAGCGGATCGCAATTCGCTGCACGTGCGCTACGCCGACGAAGCGTTCTGCGTCGGGCCGGGCCAGAGCGCGCGCTCGTATCTCAACGTTCCGAATATCATCGGCGCCGCGGAGGTCGCGGGCGTCGACGCGATCCATCCCGGCTACGGCTTTCTCTCGGAGAACGCCAGCTTCGCCGAGATATGCACGTCGCATGGGATCAAATTCATCGGTCCGCCGGCGTCGGCGATCTCGCTCATGGGTGACAAAGCAAACGCAAAGCAGCGCATGCTGGAAGCCGGCGTTCCGGTCATCCCCGGATCGGGTATCATCGAATCGTTGCCGGTCGCGAAGAAGTTCTGTTCCGAGGCCGGCTATCCGGTGCTTATCAAAGCCACCGCCGGCGGCGGCGGCAAGGGGATGCGCATCGTCGGCCGCGACGCAGACCTCGGCGCCGGCCTCGCGGCGGCAAGCGGCGAGGCTCAGGCGGCGTTCGGAAACGCCGGCGTCTATATCGAGAAGCTCCTCGTGCACCCGCGCCATATCGAAGTGCAGGTTTTGGCGGACGAATACGGTCACGTCATCCACATCGGCGAGCGTGACTGTTCCGTCCAAAAACCTTCGCACCAGAAACTGCTGGAAGAAGCGCCTGCGCCGCACCTCGATGCCGACGTGCGCACAAAGCTCTGCGAGGCCGCGGTTCGCGCGGCGCGCTCGTGCGAGTACACGAATGCGGGCACGCTCGAGTTCCTGGTCGCCGACGACGGACGCTTCTATTTCATGGAGATGAATACGCGCATCCAGGTCGAGCATCCGATCACCGAGGTCGTCTACGGCGTGGATCTCGTGAAGTGGCAGATCCGCATCGCCGCCGGCGAGCGATTGACGATCCGCCAAGAAGACGTGCGAGCGCGCGGCCACGCGATCGAATGCCGCATCAATGCGGAAGACCCCGACAACAAATTCACGCCGGCGGCGGGCAAATTGGGAAGCGTGCTCATGCCCGGCGGTCCGGGCATCCGGGTGGACACGCATATCTATAGCGGCACGGAAGTCCCGCCCTACTACGACTCGATGCTCGCGAAGATCACGGCATCCGGGCGCGACCGCGCGGAAGCGATCGCGCGCATGCGCCGCGCCCTCGCCGAGATCGAGGTGCGCGGCGTCGCGACGACCACCTCCATGCACGAGCGCATTCTGAATCATCCATCATTTATCGCAGGCCGCACGCACGTGACCTGGCTGCGCGAAGAAGTGCTGGCGCGCCAGGCCGTCGGTGCATAAGTCGAATGGCGGCTGAACGGCGCGAGCACCGCGTCGCGCTCGAGATCCTCTACGCGGTGGACATCGGCAACATGTCGCTCGAAGACGTCCTCGTGCAAGCGCGCGACGAGGTGGGCGTCTTCGGCCGCGGCGATCTGGCGGCCGCGGAGGATCCGTACGAACCCGAGTATCCCGCGATCGATAGACGCGCCGACGCGCCGCGCAGCACCGATTGGCCTCTCGTCGAGCGGCTCGTGCGCGGCACGCTCGCGAGCAAGGCTGAGCTCGAGGCGGAGTTGACGCCGCACTTGCATCGTTGGAAGATGGCCCGCTTGCCCGGCGTCGACCGGCTCGTCTTGGATCTCTGCGCGTGGGAACTGCGAAATCGTCCGGACGTCGACGCTGTCTCGGTCATCAACCACGCGGTCGAACTCGTGCGGCGCATGTCGAGCGACGCGAGCGTCGCGTACGTCAATGCAGTGCTTGATGCGTTCTCTAAATCGCCGGCGCGCGGCACGCTCGACTCAAGCGCGCCGATTCTCGAGACGAACGGCGCATGAAGACGTTTTTCGCCGTGACAGCGCTCGTGATCGCCGGGCTGATCATCTGCGCCGCGATCGCCGCGGCGGTGATCTTCGACGACTACGGACGCAATCTGCCGAGTATCGATCGGCTTTCGGATATCGAGCCCGCCGCCACGACGCGCGTGCTTGCAAGCGACGGCACGGTGCTCGCACGGCTTTACGACAAAGACCGCGTCTACGTCCCGATCACGCAGATCCCGGCGGTGATGCGCGAAGCTATCGTCGCGACGGAGGATGAACGTTTCTACGAGCACCACGGCGTGGATCTGCGCGGCATCGCGCGCGCTGCGTTCGCGGACTATCGCCACGAACAGATCACGCAAGGCGCGAGCACCATCACGCAGCAGCTCGCGCGAAATCTCTTCCTCACGAACGAGCAGACGATACGAAGGAAGATCGCCGAAGCGCTGCTCGCAATGCAGATCGAACGGTACTATACGAAGGACGAGATCCTCGAACGCTATCTGAACCTCATCTACTTCGGCGCAGGCGCGTATGGCGTGCAGGCCGCCAGCCACGCTTATTTCGGTAAGGATGTCTCCAAGTTGACCCTCTCCGAAGCGGCGATGCTGGCGGGACTCGTCGCGGCGCCCTCCGCGTATTCCCCGTACGCGGATTTGCAGGCGGCGCGCGATCGCCAGAGCCACGTCCTCGATCGCATGGTCGCCGCCGGATACGTGACCCAGGCGCAGGCGGATGAAGCTTCGAGAGCGCCGCTGCACTTGGTCGGCGCAAGATCGACCGGCGTGGAAGCCTATAAGTTTCCGTATTTCACGACGTACGTCATCGCGCGGCTCGAGCAGATCTTCTCGCCCGATCAATTGCTGCATGGCGGTCTGACGGTCTACACCTCGCTCGACACGCGGCTCGAGACCATCGCGCAGAAGTCGGTGACCCAAGGCGTTGCCGCGGGCCTGTCGGAGGGCTATGGCATGCACGAAGGGGCGCTCGTGGCCGAAGACCCGCGCACCGGCGAAATCAAAGCGATGATCGGCGGCGTCGGGTTCTCGGCGAAGAGCCAATTCAATCGCGCGTGGCAAGCACGGCGCCAGCCCGGCTCTTCATTCAAAGGATATGTGTACTCGGCCGCGGTCGATCGCGGAGTACCGGTGTCCTCGATCTACGCCGACACCCCCGTGACGTTTCCGGCCGGCGACGGCAGCGAGTACAGCCCCACCGACGACGATCATCGCTTCTTGGGGAATATGACGCTGCGACGCGCCTTCGCGCTGTCGCGCAACGTCGTCGCGGTGAAGCTGGCGCAAGACATCGGCATCGACAACGTCGTCGACTACGCGCACAAGATGGGCATCACCGAGAATCTCGAACCCGATCTTTCGCTCGCGCTCGGCACTGCCGTCGTGGCGCCGATCGATATGGCTTCGGGCTATTCGACGATCGCCGACGGGGGTGTTTTCACGCCGCCGAGCGCTATCCGTTATGTCACGGACAAGTATGGATCCACGATCTACGATGCCCGCTATCCGGAGCGGCGCGTGGCGTTGAGCGCCGGCAGCGCGTATATCATGACGTCGCTCATGGAAAGCGTCATCGAAGAAGGCACCGGATATCCAAACGCGATCATCGACCGGCCGGCCGCCGGCAAGACCGGCACGACGTCGGATTTCCGCGACGCTTGGTTCGTCGGCTTCGTGCCGCAACTCACTGCGGCCGTCTGGGTGGGCAACGATGACTACTCGAAGATGTATGAGTCGTACGGCGGCAACGTGCCGGCGAGGATTTGGGCCGCGTTCATGAAGTCGGCGCTCAAAGGCGTGCCTGTCGTCGATTTCGGCTCGCCGCCGGCGGATGTCGAGACCGCTCGCGTTTGCCCCGGGCAGAACCGGCGCGCGCTTCCCGGCCAGGGCGGTGTTTCCGAATACTTCCTTAACGGCACCGCGCCGCTCGGCTACTGCGAACCGGTGCATGCCGTCGTCGCGCGAAAGAACGCCATTCAGATGGGCCCGCGAGCGGACGACGCTGTGCAGCAGTGGCAGGCCACGCCAACGCCGTTTCCGGTCCCCGTCCCCTCGCCGACATGACGCAGACGCCAATGTTGGGCGGACCTTTATGGTCCGCCGGGATTTCGTAGTAGGGCAAGCATCGCTTGGCTAAAAGACGAAGGCCGACATATGCGCGCAACTTCGCTGTTCGACGAGCCCGCGATCACCGTGGGCGACCTGTGCCGGTCCATCAGGATCGCGCTCGACGGTGCCTTTCCGCGGCGGGTGCGCGTGACGGGCGAAGTATCGGCCTGCAAGCGTTATCCGAGCGGCCACGTCTACTTCAACCTCAAAGACGCCGATGGATTGGTCGCATGTGTCGCGTGGCGTTCGACGGTGCAGCTCCTCAGCGTCGCCCTTCCCATCGCCGACGGCACCGCTGTGGAGATACTCGGCCGCGTGTCCATCTACAAAGAACGCAGCCAGTTCCAGCTGACCGTCGACGACATCGTGCCGGTCGGGCACGGCGCGTTGCATGTCGCGTTCGAGCGGCTCAAGGAGAAGCTGCGCTGCGAAGGCCTGTTCGACGCCGAGCGCAAGCGTCAGCTGCCTGCGTTTGTCGCACGCGTCGCCATCGTCACGAGCCGCGACGGCGCCGCATTGCAAGATTTCCTCACCTGCTGCCGCAGAAGGGCCGGTCACGTGGAAGTGATCCTCGTGAAGGCGCCCGTCCAGGGCGACGCGGCGGCGCCCGGCCTCGCGCGCGCGATACGGCGCGCAGGGCGGCTTAAGGTCGACGTCGTCGTCGTCGCGCGCGGCGGCGGATCGATCGAAGATCTCTGGGCGTTCAACACCGAATCGGTCGCGCGCGCGATCGCAGCGAGCTCGCGTCCGGTGATCAGCGCGGTCGGGCACGAGACCGACTTCACGATCGCCGACTTCGTGGCCGACCTGCGCGCGCCCACGCCGACAGCCGCGGCAGAAATGATCACCCTCGACACGGCCGCGCAGCTCCGCGTCCTTGCGGCGCTCTCCGGCCGGCTGGCTCGCGCGTTGAGGCGCGCGCTGGCGGAAAACGGCGACGCGTTCGCGCGCGTGCGCCGCGACCTGCTCGCGGCGCCGCAGATGTTCGTCGGCGGGCAGGCGCAGACACTCGATGGTCTTACCGACGGATTGCGCCGCAGCGATCCACGGCGCCGGCTTCGCGATGTGCGTAAGCGTATAGACAACTCGGTCGTGCGGATGCGCTCGGCCGGCCCGCGCATGTTGCGCGCCGCTCGCACGGAGATCGCCACGTTGCGCCGCGATCTTTCGGACGTCACCGCGCGCGGATTTGCCCGCAGGGCCGCCGCGCTTGACGTGGCGTCCGCTAAACTGGCCGCGCTCGGACCGCGCGCGACGCTCGCTCGCGGTTACGCGATCGTGCACGACGAACAGGGCCGCGTGTTGACGGAAGCCGGTGCCACCGCGATCGGACGACGGATCGGCGTGACGTTGCGTCGCGGCTCGCTTGGCGCGGCGGTGACGGAGATCGAGGAGACGGATGACGAAGTCAAAGGATAAGACGGCCGGCGCTGAGGCGCCGACATTCGAGAAGGCGCTTGCGCGGCTCGAGGTCATCGTAGAACGGCTCGATGACGGCAACCTCGGCCTCGACGAATCCATCGCTCTTTTCAAAGAAGGGACGCAGCTCGCAAAGCTCTGCCGCGACAAGCTCGCGCATGCGGAAGTGCAAGTCCGGGAGGCGCTGCACGATTCCGGCGAGGACGACGACTCCGGCGAGGACGACGGATCTGACGAAGAGTCCTGATGAGAAACGGCGCCTTGACGTTGCGGTCGCGCAGCGGCTCGGCTGTTCGAGGCGGCGCGCGCAAGCGCTGATCCTCGCAGGCAAAGTCCGCGTCGGTGCTAACGGCGAGTCGCGTAAGGCGGGTAGCCTCGTAACCGCAGACGAGACCATCGCAGTAGAAGAGGAAGAGCGCTTTGTCGGCCGCGGCGCCAGCAAACTTGAGAAGGCGCTCGACGACTTCGGCTGGCAGGTCGAGGGTCTGCGTTGTCTCGACGTCGGCGCCTCCACCGGCGGCTTCACCGACTCGCTTTTGCAGCGCGGGGCCGCGAGCGTCTCGGCGGTGGACGTCGGCTACGGCCAGCTCGCCTGGAAGCTGCGAACCGATCCGCGCGTCACCGTTCACGAACGCTGCAACTTCCGCCACGCCGACGTCCGAGCGCTTGGCGCACCGTTCGCGTTTGCATGCGTCGATGTCTCATTCATCTCGATCGCCAAGCTTGCCCCGAATCTCGCCGCTGCACTCGAGACGGGCGGCCGTCTTGTCGCCCTCATCAAGCCGCAATTCGAAGTCGGGCGAGCCGCGGTCGGAAAGGGCGGAGTCGTCCGCGATCCCGTCAGTCACGTGAACGCCATCGAATCGGTGATCGTAAGCCTGAGATCTGTCGGCCTTGTCGCCGCGTGTCTCACGCATTCACCGATAAAGGGGCCGGCCGGCAATATCGAATTCCTGCTCGGTGCGATTCGCAAGAGCGCGGACAGCGTTGCGGAAGATGCATGCACGGTAGATGCGGCGGGTGCGGTGCAGCGCGCTCACGAAGCGCTCGCGCGATGAGTCGTCGCGCCGTGAAAAACCTCGCGCTATTCGTGGACGCAGAAAGGCCGGCGGCGATCGAAGCCGCGCGCGTCGCGGTGAAGGTCGCGAAGGACGGCGGGGCCACCGTGCAATTACATGCCGACCATGCAGCCGCCATGGCAGACGGCGCGCATGTGGCGCCGAACTTCCCGCAGGGAGCGGACGTGCTCGTCTCGTTCGGCGGCGACGGCACGTTGCTTCAAGGAGCACATCTCGCGGCTCCGCTTGACATCCCGATCCTCGGCGTTGATTTCGGGCAGATGGGTTTCCTGACGAATTTCGATCGTCGCGACTATCGCGATGGGCTCGCGCGCATCGTCCGCGACGGGATCGCAACCGAAGAGCGCATTGCTCTCGAGGCAACGGTCCACGGCGACTCGCGGACGTTCTTCGCGCTCAACGATATTCACATCGATCGCAAGCAGCACGGCCGCACGCTCACATTCGGCATCGAGATCGGCGGTGAGCGTGTTGCCGATCTGCCGGCCGACGGGATCGTCGTCTCGAGCCCGACCGGCAGCACGGCCTATTTCCTATCAGCCGGCGGGCCGATTCTCGCTCCACGGCTCGACGCCATCGCACTCGCGCCGATCTGCCCGCACACGCTTTTCTCGCGGCCGCTCGTCGTTCGCTCCGACGAGCGCATCCGCGTGACCGTGCCGCGCGGCGGAGCAGGCACGCAGCTCTTCGCAGA harbors:
- a CDS encoding undecaprenyl-diphosphate phosphatase; the protein is SQIAGIVPGGSRSGFSICAGMFAGLTREEASRFSFLMAGPAILGAAIFELPRVLGHGKVEPGATMSGIASLSAAPESHLVIAIGTIVAFVSGLLAIRFFMRFVSDHRLTPFAVYCWAFGLFMLGVIGIRHGT
- the moaC gene encoding cyclic pyranopterin monophosphate synthase MoaC, whose protein sequence is MRPRKSALTHITRDGSARMVDVDEKPITKRVAVARALVRMSAAARRALKAGSLKKGDALAVARIAGIGAAKRTSELIPLCHSLPLSSVDVEIAFEGRDAVRIECQARCTGKTGVEMEALTGAAVAALTIYDMCKAVDRAITIERLELIEKSGGRSGVFKR
- a CDS encoding MogA/MoaB family molybdenum cofactor biosynthesis protein — its product is MRVALLVLSDKAASGARADACLPALRDGLPQGATISREAIIADDRLTIAATLREWCDTDVADVVLTSGGTGLGPRDVTPQATNDVGDYTVPGIPERLRAASVAQIPTAMLSRATAVVRKRTLIINLPGSPRAVRETLALIAGVLAHATELVRGDSGEHDIGSA
- a CDS encoding folylpolyglutamate synthase/dihydrofolate synthase family protein — protein: MDFNGAMRLLQNATNESLSRRYPGRLDRMRTFLKALDNPENGFRSIHVGGTAGKGSTATMCAAILQAAGLKVGLHTKPHLHSVTERVRIDGVPIGDERFAEQLSAMLPAIDAMAATEWGKPSYFEILVALAFRTFAAERVDVGVIEVGIGGTLDGTNVITPLVSVLTNVGTDHADVLGDTVAAIAIDKSGIIKDKIPSVTAAEHPDALKVIREAAARQRSPLTIVQEVARIESPSSPGPLGQPVTITTDLGEYGFELPVLGGFQLLNAATAIVACERIKSELAFTEPDVARGMESLSLAGRMEYYPSRPALVFDIAHNAEKAMALRQALERHFPGRRLTFVVAIADGKDAPGMIAAWDGLPAQFVFTTFPESHLRPVRPHNLALIAQGRGLPARVVENAEEALAIARRIAGADDLIVVSGSTYIVGELRQWFLENVGGSRRAPV
- the folP gene encoding dihydropteroate synthase, which gives rise to MLRSDLKTLAPLVIRGATFAWGSRTYLMGIINATPDSFSGDGLHNDAGAAAERALSFVAAGCHVLDIGGESTRPGHVPVDEAEELRRVVPVIRAVRSAVAAPISIDTFKPAVARAALDAGADIINCVWGAIPGISDAAAESRAPLIVMHNRAAPDYTGDVVAEVIASLERSARDAQAFGVPAHHIIVDPGMGFGKTAAHNIQILRRLRELTSALPYAVLVGTSRKSFIGHLTGLPVERRAFGTAASVALAIAAGADIVRVHDVAEMSTVAAVADAIVRS
- the folB gene encoding dihydroneopterin aldolase; its protein translation is MKATMRVTGMHFVGRHGANPGEKERPQPIDVDVEVITDAASAIASDALADAVDYDAIVQTCRRIVMQRSFTLLEALAAACVDAIMADERVCSARVRVRKPALLDGATPEIEVSRTR
- the folK gene encoding 2-amino-4-hydroxy-6-hydroxymethyldihydropteridine diphosphokinase, yielding MTPHRAFIGIGSNLDDSAGYVREGFAALAALGRVTAVSDLYLTRPWGKTDQPSFVNAVAEIETDRSAPALIAELLELERDMGRVRGERYGPRTIDFDLLLYDSLRSSDPGCSVPHPELARRAFALAPLAQIAAGVTVPGADATVGELLAALPDEERAGVRRLAGTAHPAPAPRLDYDAPAGAGAGYADLRPFSGFDRAVLEAALRALGDIAGRRVLDIGCGTGRFTRELAARGAFVTGMDSSETMLAQAMSHAAPADRRAPEYVLGDANLALPGAEYDAVTAFYAVQYLEIGAVFRRVKRVLRGGGVLALATFPHRHFVESVFARYFPSMAAIDLARFPSQQHVQAELLSAGFEDVRTAAIVMELRDPPGPLLERVEKKYLSSFHLLGEREFSDGVAAMRSDWHGLKEVIRSARSIVVSGRAP
- the accC gene encoding acetyl-CoA carboxylase biotin carboxylase subunit, which produces MFGKVLIANRGEIALRVIRACRELNVKTVAIFSEADRNSLHVRYADEAFCVGPGQSARSYLNVPNIIGAAEVAGVDAIHPGYGFLSENASFAEICTSHGIKFIGPPASAISLMGDKANAKQRMLEAGVPVIPGSGIIESLPVAKKFCSEAGYPVLIKATAGGGGKGMRIVGRDADLGAGLAAASGEAQAAFGNAGVYIEKLLVHPRHIEVQVLADEYGHVIHIGERDCSVQKPSHQKLLEEAPAPHLDADVRTKLCEAAVRAARSCEYTNAGTLEFLVADDGRFYFMEMNTRIQVEHPITEVVYGVDLVKWQIRIAAGERLTIRQEDVRARGHAIECRINAEDPDNKFTPAAGKLGSVLMPGGPGIRVDTHIYSGTEVPPYYDSMLAKITASGRDRAEAIARMRRALAEIEVRGVATTTSMHERILNHPSFIAGRTHVTWLREEVLARQAVGA
- the nusB gene encoding transcription antitermination factor NusB, which translates into the protein MAAERREHRVALEILYAVDIGNMSLEDVLVQARDEVGVFGRGDLAAAEDPYEPEYPAIDRRADAPRSTDWPLVERLVRGTLASKAELEAELTPHLHRWKMARLPGVDRLVLDLCAWELRNRPDVDAVSVINHAVELVRRMSSDASVAYVNAVLDAFSKSPARGTLDSSAPILETNGA